The Desulfoplanes formicivorans genome window below encodes:
- a CDS encoding ABC transporter ATP-binding protein — translation MAEVVISDVYKMYGKVEAIHGINLHIKDKEFIVFVGPSGCGKSTTLRMIAGLETISAGTMRIGDRIINDLAPKDRRVAMVFQNYALYPHMNVYDNMSFGLKLKKHPKEVIQSRVQEAAEILGLTSLLNRKPYELSGGQRQRVAMGRAIVRKPSVFLFDEPLSNLDAKLRTQMRAEIKRLHQKVKSTIVYVTHDQVEAMTLADRIVVMRDGHIEQVGTPKELFRKPVNTFVAGFIGNPPMNLVPCTLDSDSATLTCRGKFSLPLPQAQADALRANGHGNKDVILGIRPENLSVNDGKNDPVPDDWKVDALVDFVEPLGSETYLHVKIQDIAFQARTKGTTTITEGDKVPLIFDLKYMHLFDAASQQSLL, via the coding sequence ATGGCAGAAGTCGTCATTTCCGACGTGTACAAGATGTATGGCAAGGTGGAAGCGATTCATGGAATCAACCTTCACATCAAGGACAAGGAATTCATCGTTTTTGTCGGCCCTTCGGGATGCGGCAAGTCGACCACATTGCGCATGATCGCCGGATTGGAAACCATTTCCGCCGGAACCATGCGCATCGGAGACCGCATCATCAACGATCTGGCCCCCAAGGACCGCCGCGTGGCCATGGTCTTCCAGAATTATGCCCTGTATCCACACATGAACGTGTACGACAACATGTCCTTTGGCCTCAAACTCAAGAAGCATCCCAAAGAGGTCATTCAGAGCCGGGTCCAGGAAGCCGCAGAAATTCTCGGACTGACCAGCCTGCTCAACCGGAAACCCTATGAACTTTCCGGAGGACAGCGTCAGCGCGTGGCCATGGGCCGGGCCATTGTCCGCAAACCTTCCGTATTCCTGTTTGACGAACCGCTTTCCAACCTGGATGCCAAGCTCAGAACCCAGATGCGGGCAGAAATCAAAAGACTGCACCAAAAGGTCAAATCAACCATCGTCTATGTCACCCACGACCAGGTGGAGGCCATGACCCTGGCCGACAGGATCGTGGTCATGCGGGACGGGCACATCGAACAAGTGGGCACGCCCAAGGAACTCTTCCGCAAGCCGGTCAACACCTTTGTGGCCGGATTCATCGGCAATCCCCCCATGAATCTGGTCCCATGCACACTGGACAGCGACAGCGCTACCCTCACCTGTCGGGGCAAATTCTCCCTTCCCCTGCCACAGGCCCAGGCTGATGCATTGCGCGCCAACGGTCACGGGAACAAGGACGTCATCCTGGGCATCAGGCCGGAAAACCTGAGCGTGAACGACGGCAAGAATGATCCCGTACCCGACGACTGGAAAGTGGACGCATTGGTCGATTTTGTGGAACCCTTGGGCAGCGAGACCTACCTGCATGTCAAGATCCAGGATATCGCCTTTCAGGCCAGGACCAAGGGCACGACCACCATCACCGAGGGTGACAAGGTCCCCCTTATTTTCGACCTGAAATACATGCATCTGTTTGATGCCGCCTCCCAGCAATCCCTGCTGTAA
- the sugE gene encoding quaternary ammonium compound efflux SMR transporter SugE, translating into MNWTILVLAGLFETGWAIGLKFTHGFTRLWPTVWTILAMVVSLWLLGIAVKSLPVGTAYTVWVGVGAIGTVILGIMLFGEPANIGRLISIGLIVAGIIGLKVAS; encoded by the coding sequence ATGAATTGGACGATTCTCGTCCTTGCCGGCCTGTTTGAAACCGGCTGGGCCATCGGCCTGAAGTTCACCCATGGATTTACCAGATTGTGGCCGACCGTTTGGACCATCCTGGCAATGGTGGTCAGCCTCTGGCTGCTGGGCATTGCAGTCAAATCACTTCCCGTAGGCACGGCGTACACGGTCTGGGTGGGTGTGGGAGCCATCGGAACGGTCATTCTCGGCATCATGCTGTTCGGAGAACCCGCCAATATTGGTCGGCTGATCAGCATCGGGCTCATTGTGGCCGGTATCATCGGGCTCAAGGTCGCATCCTAA
- the map gene encoding type I methionyl aminopeptidase, translating to MTRNKKIGRNDPCPCGSGLKYKQCCMRKNTAPVESLAEQYLRKHKIRLKSPKDIAGIRACGELVMATFEEVKNILVPGTTTNEINTVVHEFTVKHGGIPAPLNYNGFPKSVCTSVNDVVCHGIPSDYALKDGDIVDVDITTILNGYYADCNQTFCIGTPSDEARQLVAITRESLKRGKAMAKPGNHIGDIGWAIQHYAESQGCSVVRELVGHGVGLAFHEPPEVPHFGKRGYGVKIVPGMVFTIEPMINQGARHVRTLDDHWTVVTKDGSLSAQFEQTFVITEDGCESLTPFDL from the coding sequence ATGACAAGAAACAAGAAAATCGGCCGCAATGATCCCTGTCCCTGTGGAAGCGGCCTCAAATACAAGCAGTGCTGCATGAGAAAAAACACGGCTCCTGTTGAATCCCTGGCCGAACAATACCTGCGCAAACACAAAATACGGCTCAAATCCCCCAAGGATATCGCCGGAATCCGTGCCTGTGGGGAGCTGGTCATGGCCACCTTCGAAGAAGTCAAAAATATCCTGGTCCCGGGCACGACCACCAACGAGATCAACACGGTTGTTCACGAATTCACGGTCAAGCACGGAGGCATTCCGGCTCCCCTGAACTACAACGGCTTTCCCAAAAGCGTCTGCACCTCGGTCAATGATGTTGTTTGTCACGGGATTCCCAGTGATTACGCCCTCAAGGACGGGGACATTGTGGACGTGGACATCACCACCATTTTGAACGGCTACTATGCCGACTGCAATCAGACCTTCTGCATTGGCACCCCTTCTGACGAGGCCAGGCAACTGGTGGCCATTACCCGGGAATCCCTCAAACGCGGCAAGGCCATGGCCAAGCCCGGCAACCATATCGGCGATATCGGCTGGGCTATCCAGCATTATGCCGAATCCCAGGGTTGCTCGGTTGTCCGGGAACTCGTGGGTCACGGTGTGGGGTTGGCCTTTCACGAACCGCCCGAGGTCCCCCATTTCGGCAAGCGGGGCTATGGCGTCAAAATCGTTCCGGGCATGGTCTTTACCATTGAACCCATGATCAACCAGGGCGCCCGCCACGTACGCACCCTTGACGACCACTGGACAGTGGTTACTAAGGATGGTTCCCTTTCGGCCCAATTCGAGCAGACCTTTGTCATCACCGAAGACGGCTGCGAAAGCCTGACTCCCTTTGACCTGTAG
- a CDS encoding pyridoxamine kinase, with translation MKNPVPRTAAIHDLSGFGRTSLSVVIPILSCMGVQPCSLPTAVLSTHTGGFHNYRFVDLTDQMQSIIDHWKEIGIHFDAVYSGFLGSSRQIDIVREFIGDFSCKDQLILIDPVLGDNGKPYSTMDASMIAQMRELVKHADVITPNFTEASFLLGEPYDPSISLEELKVWTKRLADKGPGKVIITSVPVPQGKHVSSVLAYNAREDRLWKVDCSYIPAHYPGTGDIFASVIVGSLLQGDSLPIALDRAVQFVSLAIRSTFGYDFPAREGVLLERVLPSLNGPVMASSYQILE, from the coding sequence ATGAAAAATCCCGTTCCCCGCACAGCCGCCATTCACGATCTTTCCGGATTCGGGCGGACGTCCCTTTCCGTGGTCATTCCCATTCTTTCATGCATGGGCGTACAGCCCTGCTCCCTTCCCACGGCCGTTCTCTCCACCCACACGGGCGGTTTCCATAACTACCGGTTCGTGGACCTCACCGACCAGATGCAGTCCATTATCGACCATTGGAAGGAGATCGGCATCCATTTCGACGCTGTGTACAGTGGTTTTCTGGGATCATCCAGACAGATCGATATTGTCCGGGAATTCATTGGGGACTTTTCCTGCAAGGATCAGCTCATCCTGATCGACCCGGTGCTCGGAGACAACGGCAAGCCCTATTCCACCATGGACGCGTCCATGATCGCCCAGATGCGCGAACTGGTGAAGCATGCCGACGTGATCACGCCCAATTTCACCGAGGCCTCCTTTCTGCTAGGGGAACCCTATGATCCGTCCATCAGCCTTGAGGAACTCAAGGTCTGGACCAAGCGGCTGGCCGACAAAGGCCCAGGCAAGGTCATCATTACCAGCGTGCCCGTTCCCCAGGGCAAACACGTTTCCTCGGTGCTGGCCTACAACGCACGGGAAGACCGCCTCTGGAAAGTCGATTGCAGCTACATTCCGGCCCATTATCCCGGCACAGGAGACATCTTTGCCAGCGTCATCGTGGGTTCCCTGCTTCAGGGTGACAGCCTGCCCATCGCGTTGGACAGGGCCGTCCAATTCGTTTCCCTGGCCATCCGATCCACCTTTGGCTACGATTTTCCGGCCCGTGAAGGCGTTCTTCTGGAACGGGTCCTCCCCAGTCTCAACGGCCCGGTCATGGCCTCAAGCTACCAGATCCTGGAATAA
- a CDS encoding ABC transporter permease subunit yields MIKRSIFSNKYLPYLLILPQVLVTLTFFYWPALNGLINSMLLSDPFGLHTSFVWFDNFVDLFTDPLYLKSIGITGVFSGATAVTSISLGLFIATLANRACKVKAVIRTMLIWPYAVAPAISGILWLFLLHPSYGVVALIIKKTFGVDWNPVLHGSDAMVMVIMASAWKEISYNFVFFIAGMQAIPTSLIEAAAMDGASPFRRFWNITLPLLSPTLFFLMVMNIIYSFFETFGVIHTMTQGGPGGSTNILVYKVYQDGFIGLNLGSSSAQSVILMSIIIIVTILQFKYVEKKVQYTG; encoded by the coding sequence ATGATCAAGCGATCCATCTTTTCCAACAAGTATCTCCCGTATCTGTTGATCCTGCCCCAGGTTCTGGTCACGTTGACCTTTTTTTACTGGCCGGCCTTGAACGGGCTGATCAACTCCATGCTCCTGAGCGATCCTTTTGGATTGCACACCAGTTTTGTCTGGTTCGACAACTTTGTCGATCTGTTTACCGACCCCCTGTATCTCAAGTCCATCGGGATTACGGGGGTTTTTTCTGGGGCAACGGCCGTGACCTCCATTTCTTTGGGGCTGTTCATTGCCACCCTGGCCAACCGGGCATGTAAGGTTAAGGCCGTCATCAGAACCATGCTCATCTGGCCCTATGCTGTGGCTCCGGCCATTTCCGGTATCTTGTGGCTTTTTTTGCTTCATCCGTCTTACGGGGTGGTCGCTTTGATCATCAAAAAGACCTTTGGTGTGGATTGGAATCCGGTATTGCATGGTTCCGATGCCATGGTCATGGTCATCATGGCCAGTGCCTGGAAGGAAATCAGCTACAATTTCGTGTTTTTCATTGCCGGGATGCAGGCCATTCCCACTTCCCTCATCGAGGCGGCTGCCATGGACGGGGCCAGCCCTTTCAGACGGTTCTGGAATATCACCCTGCCGCTTCTTTCGCCCACCCTCTTTTTTCTGATGGTCATGAACATCATCTATTCCTTTTTCGAGACCTTCGGGGTCATCCATACCATGACCCAGGGCGGTCCGGGCGGTTCGACGAACATTCTGGTGTACAAGGTCTATCAGGACGGGTTCATCGGACTCAATCTCGGTTCGTCCTCGGCCCAGTCCGTCATTCTCATGAGTATTATCATCATCGTCACCATTCTCCAGTTCAAATATGTGGAGAAAAAAGTTCAATATACGGGATAG
- a CDS encoding zinc dependent phospholipase C family protein yields the protein MRQTIRILFLGILILLVFAPMAHAWGIGVHMAIGNHILDHLGLIAPAIAAVLTKHPRSFLYGCLSADIFIGKGCRTTSTHSHNWSVGNRLLDLAPSDQLKAYAYGYLSHLAADTVAHNFYVPNMLAMTPGSGKWNHVYIEMQADMHVAWNPTEAQELFKSKHQGADKTLLAATAKKPFPFYLKKQLFRGSVLASGQKSWNVSLGLMGQVIPRATDPVYLDQMVVLSRNAVCDFLCDPENAAVLDLDPVGTRNLRSAHVGRKKRNKTLRQGKSLPVFPIPLKLRDLVPGRLNRPTWLLAANDS from the coding sequence ATGCGCCAGACCATACGGATCCTTTTTCTGGGGATACTCATCCTCCTTGTCTTTGCCCCCATGGCCCACGCCTGGGGCATTGGTGTACATATGGCCATTGGCAACCATATCCTCGACCATTTGGGTCTCATTGCTCCGGCCATTGCCGCTGTTCTGACCAAGCACCCCCGATCCTTTCTCTACGGCTGTCTGAGTGCGGACATCTTCATTGGCAAGGGGTGCCGGACAACCTCCACCCACAGCCACAACTGGTCGGTGGGGAATCGACTTTTGGACCTTGCCCCGTCCGATCAGCTCAAGGCCTATGCCTATGGTTATCTGAGCCATCTGGCAGCCGATACCGTGGCGCATAATTTTTATGTGCCCAACATGCTCGCCATGACCCCGGGCAGCGGCAAATGGAACCATGTGTACATCGAAATGCAGGCGGACATGCATGTGGCCTGGAATCCGACCGAGGCCCAGGAGCTTTTCAAAAGCAAACACCAGGGAGCGGACAAGACCCTTCTTGCGGCCACGGCCAAGAAACCTTTTCCCTTTTACCTCAAAAAACAGCTTTTCCGAGGAAGTGTTCTGGCTTCGGGGCAAAAATCCTGGAACGTTTCCCTGGGGTTGATGGGCCAGGTCATTCCCAGAGCCACGGACCCGGTGTATCTTGACCAGATGGTTGTGCTCAGCCGCAATGCGGTATGCGATTTCCTCTGTGACCCCGAAAATGCCGCTGTCCTCGACCTTGACCCCGTGGGGACCAGGAATCTGCGAAGCGCCCATGTGGGGCGCAAAAAACGCAACAAGACTTTAAGACAGGGAAAATCCCTGCCCGTGTTCCCCATTCCCCTCAAACTCAGGGATCTTGTTCCCGGCAGACTCAACCGCCCGACCTGGCTTTTGGCTGCCAACGACAGCTAA
- the ugpB gene encoding sn-glycerol-3-phosphate ABC transporter substrate-binding protein UgpB, giving the protein MRGKRIVAVLLTSLMLLVGSNAMAKKIEIQWWHAMRSARGEVCKALIDKFNKSQDKYVVIGTNKGNYDEVLNAGIAAIRAHKQPHILQSFEVGTQTMMLSGAIYPVYKLMSDAGYDINWNDYLQAVLSYYMNKDGKLMSMPFNSSTPVMYYNADMFKKAGIPLPSKSDPMTWDELGTILKTMIDKKIAPAGLVAAWQSWTQIENYCAIHNLPFASRANGYEGLDCVLQFNSPQVVAHIAQLKDWMKDKRFLYGGQKYQGPKAEFIAQNAAVYIDSISGIAKLKKAVKDFQWDVAPLPVESWMARPQNSIIGGASNWVLAGHSKEEYKGVAAFLAFLAQPEQQIFWHKQTGYFPITLTAYDELKKQGYYKEQPYQEVGIKQLNRAIPTKNSRGLRLGYFVQIRNIVNEELEKVWNDTKTPQQALDDAVARGNKELRAFEKIYN; this is encoded by the coding sequence ATGCGCGGGAAACGAATTGTAGCGGTCCTGTTGACCAGTCTCATGCTCCTTGTGGGAAGCAATGCCATGGCCAAAAAAATCGAGATCCAATGGTGGCATGCCATGCGCAGTGCTCGCGGAGAAGTCTGCAAGGCCTTGATCGACAAATTCAACAAGTCACAGGACAAGTACGTTGTCATTGGTACCAACAAGGGTAACTATGACGAGGTTCTCAACGCGGGCATTGCGGCCATTCGTGCGCACAAACAGCCACACATTCTCCAGAGTTTCGAAGTGGGTACCCAGACCATGATGCTTTCAGGAGCTATCTATCCGGTGTACAAGCTCATGAGTGATGCCGGGTACGATATCAACTGGAATGACTATCTTCAGGCCGTGTTATCCTATTATATGAACAAGGACGGCAAGCTGATGTCCATGCCGTTCAACTCCTCCACCCCAGTCATGTATTACAATGCGGACATGTTCAAGAAGGCGGGCATTCCCCTGCCGTCTAAATCCGACCCCATGACATGGGATGAGCTTGGCACCATCCTGAAGACCATGATCGACAAGAAGATCGCTCCCGCCGGTCTGGTTGCGGCGTGGCAGTCCTGGACCCAGATTGAAAACTATTGTGCCATCCATAACCTGCCCTTTGCCTCCAGGGCCAATGGGTATGAAGGTCTGGACTGTGTCCTGCAGTTCAATAGTCCCCAGGTTGTCGCCCACATCGCCCAGCTCAAGGACTGGATGAAGGACAAAAGATTTTTGTATGGCGGCCAGAAATATCAGGGACCCAAGGCTGAATTCATCGCCCAGAATGCAGCCGTATACATTGATTCCATCAGCGGCATTGCCAAACTGAAAAAGGCGGTCAAGGACTTCCAGTGGGACGTTGCCCCCTTGCCTGTGGAATCCTGGATGGCCAGGCCCCAGAATTCCATCATCGGCGGTGCCTCCAACTGGGTACTGGCCGGTCACTCCAAGGAAGAGTACAAAGGCGTAGCCGCCTTCCTGGCCTTTTTGGCCCAGCCGGAACAGCAGATTTTCTGGCATAAGCAGACCGGGTATTTTCCCATCACCCTGACCGCTTATGACGAACTCAAGAAGCAGGGTTACTACAAGGAACAGCCCTATCAGGAAGTGGGCATCAAACAGCTCAACCGGGCCATTCCCACCAAGAATTCTCGCGGTCTGCGGCTGGGCTATTTCGTTCAGATTCGTAACATCGTCAATGAAGAACTTGAAAAGGTATGGAACGACACTAAGACCCCCCAGCAGGCACTGGATGATGCTGTGGCCAGGGGCAACAAGGAACTTCGTGCCTTTGAAAAGATTTACAATTAG
- a CDS encoding ABC transporter permease subunit — MVEKTPILDTLTYVFLILGILIVGFPIIYALIAATLPIEDVSRVPMPLIPGDQFLVNMKAAWVKGDLGTQLTNSFIMASGITIGKIIVSLFGAFSIVYFDYRLRKIAFVSVFCTLMLPVEVRILPTYEMAANLLGPIQSLVDLLHLGWLMDWFATHDISVTLELSLLDSYPGLILPLVASATCTFLFRQFFLTIPEELCEAAKMDGASAMTFFRKILLPLSKTNIAALVVIEFVYGWNQYLWPLLITTNPKMMTAVIGLQNIIPQADDLPFWNVAMAGSLIVMLPPVLVVLFMQRWFVKGLVDPEK, encoded by the coding sequence ATGGTAGAAAAGACACCCATTCTCGATACGTTGACCTACGTCTTCCTCATTTTGGGCATTCTGATCGTCGGATTTCCGATCATCTATGCGCTCATCGCCGCTACCCTGCCCATCGAGGATGTTTCCCGGGTTCCCATGCCCCTTATTCCCGGTGATCAGTTCCTGGTCAACATGAAGGCCGCCTGGGTCAAGGGAGATTTGGGGACCCAGCTGACCAATTCGTTCATCATGGCTTCGGGCATTACCATAGGCAAGATCATTGTGTCCCTGTTCGGGGCCTTTTCCATTGTGTATTTCGATTACCGGTTGCGCAAGATCGCTTTTGTTTCGGTCTTCTGTACCCTGATGCTCCCGGTGGAAGTGCGCATCCTGCCGACCTACGAGATGGCGGCCAATCTGCTGGGACCGATTCAGTCCCTGGTTGACCTGTTGCATCTGGGCTGGCTGATGGACTGGTTTGCCACCCATGACATTTCGGTCACGCTGGAATTGAGTCTGCTGGACAGTTATCCCGGTTTGATCTTGCCCCTGGTGGCCTCGGCAACCTGTACCTTTCTGTTCAGGCAGTTCTTTTTGACCATTCCCGAGGAACTCTGCGAAGCCGCCAAGATGGACGGGGCCTCGGCCATGACCTTTTTTCGCAAGATCCTTCTCCCCCTGTCCAAAACCAATATCGCGGCCCTGGTGGTCATCGAGTTTGTCTACGGCTGGAACCAGTACCTCTGGCCTCTTCTCATCACCACCAATCCCAAGATGATGACCGCGGTCATCGGGTTGCAGAACATCATTCCCCAGGCTGATGACCTTCCTTTCTGGAATGTGGCCATGGCCGGCTCCCTCATTGTCATGCTTCCGCCGGTGCTTGTGGTGCTGTTCATGCAACGTTGGTTCGTCAAAGGGCTGGTCGATCCGGAAAAATAG
- the glpD gene encoding glycerol-3-phosphate dehydrogenase produces the protein MLRNDYQVAVIGGGINGTGVAREAVSRGYSTLLVEKKDFGHATSGQSSKLVHGGIRYLENCDFKLVREALKERRVLLNTAPHLVHPLRFNIPVYKDDKRPAWMVQTGCKLYDLFAGRKNLAPSSRLSTREMQGLSMLRQDNLSAVLQYSDAQTDDSRLCLATALTAEMYGADVHNYMTARDVKAMGTHYQLDLHDERTGHDHVVKCKYLVNAAGPWVPGLDRELSPQAGHPHLKYVRGIHFVVPKMFDHTGFLVMPADGRIVFVLPWKDNFTLIGTTESEFKGNEFDDIPPSDEEISYLINVTNHYFPSSKLTLDDVLHIYSGVRSLVSHGESNMTTMSREYTIVDDHQSVGSGYLGVFGGKLTTYRSLGEKVVDRIAGDLVPAGARNHHTDRDPIMGAGTVPEGLAHIWTRRLQDAQVSSTAVATWEKRYGTQWLEVARYVLAEKGFEQEILPGLWRGELAYMKEVEKAVSLNDIILRRTKLVYTASQADKDILQGELDKL, from the coding sequence ATGCTGCGCAACGATTATCAGGTCGCCGTTATCGGCGGCGGCATCAACGGGACCGGGGTGGCCAGGGAAGCGGTCTCCCGGGGATACTCCACCCTGCTGGTGGAAAAAAAGGATTTCGGTCATGCCACTTCCGGACAAAGCTCCAAGCTGGTCCACGGTGGTATCCGCTACCTGGAAAATTGTGATTTCAAACTGGTCCGCGAGGCCCTCAAGGAACGCAGAGTCCTCCTGAATACCGCCCCTCATCTGGTTCATCCCCTGCGGTTCAACATTCCGGTGTACAAGGATGACAAGCGACCGGCCTGGATGGTCCAGACAGGATGCAAACTTTACGACCTGTTTGCAGGACGCAAAAATCTTGCTCCGTCAAGCCGGTTGTCCACCAGGGAAATGCAGGGGCTGTCCATGCTTCGCCAGGACAACCTCTCGGCAGTGCTCCAATACTCCGACGCCCAGACCGACGACTCCCGCCTTTGCCTGGCAACGGCCCTGACCGCCGAAATGTATGGGGCCGACGTGCACAACTACATGACGGCCCGTGACGTCAAGGCCATGGGAACCCATTACCAGTTGGACCTGCATGACGAACGTACAGGGCACGACCATGTGGTCAAATGCAAATATCTGGTCAATGCGGCCGGTCCCTGGGTTCCCGGTCTCGACCGGGAGCTTTCTCCCCAGGCCGGGCATCCCCATCTCAAATATGTGCGGGGCATCCATTTTGTAGTGCCGAAAATGTTCGACCACACCGGCTTTCTGGTCATGCCTGCGGATGGCCGCATCGTCTTTGTTCTTCCCTGGAAGGACAACTTCACCCTCATCGGAACCACGGAATCGGAATTCAAGGGCAACGAATTCGACGACATTCCGCCCAGTGATGAGGAGATCAGCTACCTGATCAATGTGACCAACCACTATTTTCCCTCAAGCAAGCTGACCCTTGATGATGTCCTGCACATCTATTCGGGAGTGCGCAGCCTGGTTTCCCATGGCGAATCCAACATGACCACCATGTCCCGGGAATACACCATTGTGGACGATCACCAGTCCGTTGGTTCCGGCTACCTGGGGGTATTCGGGGGCAAGCTGACCACCTACCGCTCCCTGGGAGAAAAGGTGGTCGACCGCATTGCCGGGGATCTGGTTCCGGCCGGCGCCCGCAATCACCACACCGACAGGGACCCCATCATGGGAGCCGGCACGGTTCCCGAAGGGCTGGCCCATATCTGGACCAGGCGGCTGCAGGATGCCCAGGTATCATCCACAGCCGTGGCAACATGGGAAAAACGGTACGGTACCCAATGGCTTGAGGTAGCCAGATACGTTCTCGCGGAAAAGGGATTCGAACAGGAGATCCTGCCCGGTCTGTGGCGTGGCGAACTCGCCTACATGAAGGAAGTGGAAAAGGCGGTTTCCCTGAACGATATCATCCTTCGCAGAACCAAACTCGTGTATACGGCCTCGCAGGCTGACAAGGATATCCTGCAGGGCGAGCTGGATAAATTATAG
- a CDS encoding HAD-IIA family hydrolase, which produces MPHPILAKQCFIFDLDGTVYLGDQPIAGTVRFIQNHWNSKDFFFLTNNTSKNLHTYLDKLHGLGIPATLNQILSPLIPLVDHLHEQAITRVYPVGNQEFTAYLAEHLPGCVFTDDPAQCQAVLVGYDTELTYAKLRTSCLLLHNPDIAFLATHPDKVCPSPQGPLPDTGSFLALYEAATNRIPEIIFGKPNTVVLHTLLKRYEPHNMVMIGDRLYTDMVLARNAGLDSILVLSGESSQKDVDSCSDNPTWVLPDLGGI; this is translated from the coding sequence ATGCCTCATCCCATCCTTGCCAAGCAGTGCTTCATCTTTGATCTGGACGGAACCGTGTATCTGGGGGACCAGCCCATTGCCGGCACGGTCAGGTTCATTCAGAACCATTGGAACTCCAAGGATTTCTTTTTTCTGACCAACAACACCTCCAAAAATCTGCATACCTACCTGGACAAGCTGCACGGTCTGGGCATCCCGGCGACCCTCAACCAGATACTTTCCCCCCTGATTCCCCTGGTGGATCATCTGCACGAACAGGCCATCACCCGGGTCTACCCCGTGGGCAATCAGGAATTCACAGCCTATCTTGCAGAACATCTGCCCGGATGCGTGTTCACGGATGATCCTGCACAATGCCAGGCCGTTCTTGTGGGCTACGATACAGAACTGACCTACGCCAAGCTGCGCACATCCTGCCTGCTTTTGCACAATCCGGACATCGCCTTTCTTGCCACGCACCCCGACAAGGTCTGCCCTTCTCCCCAGGGCCCCCTTCCGGACACGGGCAGCTTTCTTGCCCTGTACGAGGCGGCCACAAACAGGATACCCGAGATCATTTTTGGCAAGCCCAACACGGTTGTGCTGCACACCCTTCTCAAACGCTACGAACCCCACAACATGGTCATGATCGGGGATCGGCTGTACACGGACATGGTGCTGGCCCGCAACGCCGGACTGGACAGCATTCTGGTTTTAAGCGGCGAATCCTCGCAAAAGGATGTGGACTCCTGTTCGGACAATCCCACCTGGGTTCTGCCGGATCTGGGAGGCATCTGA
- the phoU gene encoding phosphate signaling complex protein PhoU: protein MDLPGHPNAILHGPHLPFSSLANNEYAMTAKTHLHKELEALKVRLLEMVALTERAVHNSIRAYVDRNQDLAEAVIDQDAAINALDVEIDKTCLELLARECPVAQDLRFLLGCVRISIEIERIADEAVNIAEHSLTLSNRPPLPFQDDITFMAHKVSRMFELAIRSLTAEDPQGALEVRNTDDEVDALHHTTIKKIIKFMVSDTPAIERSVYTINIVKRLERIGDLATNVAESVVFIFKGINIRHHTRFDGFDEYSA from the coding sequence ATGGACCTGCCCGGACACCCCAACGCCATCCTCCATGGCCCCCATCTGCCCTTTTCATCCCTTGCAAACAACGAGTACGCCATGACCGCCAAAACCCATTTGCATAAAGAACTGGAAGCCCTGAAAGTCAGACTCCTTGAAATGGTTGCCCTGACCGAAAGGGCTGTACACAACAGCATCCGCGCCTATGTGGATCGCAATCAGGACCTGGCCGAGGCCGTCATTGACCAGGATGCAGCCATCAACGCCCTGGACGTGGAGATCGACAAGACCTGCCTGGAACTTTTGGCCAGAGAATGCCCCGTTGCCCAGGACCTTCGTTTTTTACTCGGGTGTGTGCGCATCTCCATTGAAATAGAACGCATTGCCGACGAGGCCGTCAACATTGCCGAACACTCCCTGACCCTGAGCAACAGGCCCCCTCTGCCCTTTCAGGATGATATCACTTTCATGGCCCACAAAGTATCCAGAATGTTTGAGCTGGCGATTCGGTCCCTGACAGCCGAAGATCCCCAAGGCGCCCTTGAGGTCAGGAACACGGATGACGAAGTGGATGCCCTGCATCACACCACCATCAAGAAAATCATCAAGTTCATGGTCAGCGATACTCCAGCCATTGAACGGTCCGTGTACACCATCAATATTGTCAAACGGCTGGAGCGCATCGGCGATCTGGCAACCAATGTGGCCGAAAGTGTGGTGTTCATCTTCAAGGGCATCAACATCCGCCACCACACCCGGTTTGACGGATTCGACGAATACTCTGCCTGA